A window of the Polypterus senegalus isolate Bchr_013 chromosome 4, ASM1683550v1, whole genome shotgun sequence genome harbors these coding sequences:
- the c4h4orf33 gene encoding UPF0462 protein C4orf33 homolog isoform X2: MDYSITHTWDSIPVNHNPVTIRLQPGDGGLLMDVRGPFFNDPPAPAGPPGEPFDKLWDYEVAEAFFLNSTTEKYLEVEVCPHGQHLILLLHGRGNAWKRGLSLKYEASIEGNEWHGKALLPWRYFPPGVNKMNLYAIHGSDPRRTYEALYPVPREDLKPGQGPNFHLLEYFQNFNLKDIMGNDFLQPDSDLWSTCC; this comes from the exons ATGGATTATTCTATTACACATACATGGGACAGCATACCAGTTAATCATAACCCTGTAACCATACGCTTACAACCAGGAGATGGTGGCCTGCTAATGGATGTGCGTGGGCCATTTTTTAATGACCCCCCAGCCCCAGCTGGCCCTCCAGGGGAGCCTTTTGATAAACTCTGGGATTATGAAG ttgCTGAGGCATTCTTTTTAAATAGTACTACAGAGAAATATTTAGAGGTCGAGGTTTGTCC tcATGGCCAGCATTTGATACTACTCTTGCATGGCAGAGGAAATGCTTGGAAA AGAGGATTGAGTTTAAAATATGAAGCTTCCATTGAGGGAAATGAATGGCATGGAAAAGCACTTCTTCCATGGAGGTACTTTCCTCCTGGTGTGAATAAAATGAACTTGTATGCAATTCATGGATCTGACCCTAGAAGAACTTATGAAGCACTTTATCCGGTTCCAAGGGAGGACCTCAAACCAGGACAGGGGCCAAATTT ccATCTTCTGGAATACTTCCAAAATTTCAATCTGAAGGACATAATGGGAAATGATTTTCTACAGCCTGATTCGGACCTGTGGAGCACATGCTGCTGA
- the c4h4orf33 gene encoding UPF0462 protein C4orf33 homolog isoform X1 gives MLLLMDYSITHTWDSIPVNHNPVTIRLQPGDGGLLMDVRGPFFNDPPAPAGPPGEPFDKLWDYEVAEAFFLNSTTEKYLEVEVCPHGQHLILLLHGRGNAWKRGLSLKYEASIEGNEWHGKALLPWRYFPPGVNKMNLYAIHGSDPRRTYEALYPVPREDLKPGQGPNFHLLEYFQNFNLKDIMGNDFLQPDSDLWSTCC, from the exons atgctgttactg ATGGATTATTCTATTACACATACATGGGACAGCATACCAGTTAATCATAACCCTGTAACCATACGCTTACAACCAGGAGATGGTGGCCTGCTAATGGATGTGCGTGGGCCATTTTTTAATGACCCCCCAGCCCCAGCTGGCCCTCCAGGGGAGCCTTTTGATAAACTCTGGGATTATGAAG ttgCTGAGGCATTCTTTTTAAATAGTACTACAGAGAAATATTTAGAGGTCGAGGTTTGTCC tcATGGCCAGCATTTGATACTACTCTTGCATGGCAGAGGAAATGCTTGGAAA AGAGGATTGAGTTTAAAATATGAAGCTTCCATTGAGGGAAATGAATGGCATGGAAAAGCACTTCTTCCATGGAGGTACTTTCCTCCTGGTGTGAATAAAATGAACTTGTATGCAATTCATGGATCTGACCCTAGAAGAACTTATGAAGCACTTTATCCGGTTCCAAGGGAGGACCTCAAACCAGGACAGGGGCCAAATTT ccATCTTCTGGAATACTTCCAAAATTTCAATCTGAAGGACATAATGGGAAATGATTTTCTACAGCCTGATTCGGACCTGTGGAGCACATGCTGCTGA